ATCAAGTAGACGCATTGCTCGCTAGTGGTGTAAACGCTGCCTATATTAATAGCAGTTTGAGTTATGAGCGTATTAACGACATTTTCAACCAATTGCATAATGGACAAATAAAGCTGCTATACGTTGCACCCGAGCGTTTACTTAGCAACGCATTTATACAGCGTTTGCACCAGCTGCCGATTAGCCTGTTTGCTATTGATGAGGCGCACTGTGTATCCCATTGGGGACACGACTTCCGCCCAGACTATGCTAAATTAGGCGTGCTAAAGCACTACTTTCCAACCATTCCAGTCATGGCATTAACGGCAACAGCCGATCGCGCCACCCGTTCAGACATTCAGCAACAGCTCAATTTAGCTAACCCAGAAGTGTATATAGGTAGCTTTGATCGACCCAATATACGCTATATGTTGGAAGAAAAGTTTAAGCCTGTTACCCAAATTATTCGTTATCTAAAGGCGCAAGATAGCCAAGCAGGCATTATTTATTGTTCTAGTCGACGTAGAGTTGACGAGCTAACTGATACGTTAACATCGCAAGGATTCAACGCTGCTGGATACCACGCGGGAAAAGACGAAGCGGAACGTCAGTCGGTACAAGAAGCATTCAGTAAAGATGATATTCAAATAATCGTTGCTACGGTTGCCTTTGGTATGGGCATTAATAAACTCAATATACGATTTGTTATTCATTACGATATTCCCAAAAATATTGAATCGTATTATCAGGAAACTGGCCGAGCAGGACGTGATGGCTTAGCATCAGAAGCCTTACTGTTATTTGATCCTGCCGACATTCCTCGTGTTAAGCGCTTATTTGATAGCATCCCTGATGAACATCGTCAGCGTGTAGAAGTGCAACGATTTAATGCAATGGCGTCGTTTGCCGAAACGCAAACCTGTCGCCGCATCGTATTACTTAACTACTTCGCCGAGCCTAATTTAACTCAATGTAATAACTGCGATATCTGTTTAGATCCTCCCAAGTCATTTGACGGCACACTCGACGCGCAAAAAGCATTGTCTTGTGTATATCGGTTAGGCCAAAGTTTTGGTTTAGGTTACTGTATTGAAGTGTTACGAGGCTCTAATAATGCACGCATTAAAGAATATGGCCACGAAGCACTTTCTACCTACGGCTTAGGGAAACATGAGTCCCATGAGTATTGGTTATCAATTTTCAGGCAGTTAATTCATTACGGCTTGCTTTACCAAGATATCACTCAAAGCTCGGTACTAAAATTAACGGAAGCGGCACGCCCCATTCTGCGCAGCGAACATACATTGCACTTAGCAGTACCACGACTTAACGCCTCTGCAAGCTACAAAGTAAAAGATAAGCTGAGCAAGCTAAGTTATGACAAAAAACTATTCGCTATATTAAGGCAAGTACGCAAAGCAATTGCTGACGAGGCTGAAGTGCCACCATACGTTGTGTTCAGTGACGCTACGTTGGCGCAGATAGCGTCAGATATGCCAACGTCGGAACACGCGTTTTTACAAATAAGTGGTGTTGGGTACACCAAATTAGAAAAATATGGTGCCCCGTTTATCACCGCAGTAAAGCGTTATTTGGATTAGGCTTATTTGCAATCTAAGCTGGCAAAATAAGCGGCTAAGTTATCAATATCTGCATCGCTGAGCGTCTTTGCCATAGGTGCCATTATTGGATTATTACGCTGCCCATCTCGAAATGCTTTCATTTGAGAAACTAGGTATTGTTCTTTTTGCCCTGCAAGATTAGGATACATTGGAATTGCACTAATTCCTTTTGCGCCGTGACAGGCAGCACAGGTTGCAGCTTTAGCTTTACCTGCAGCAGCATCGCCTGCACTCACTGAAGCTGACACCATTAACATGCTTGCTAGCAATAGTCTTTTCATAATAACCTCTTCTATAAATGTGCTTGTAAACTCAATCACTTAATCAAAATGACATAAAAAATAGAGTAGACTAAAAAATATTACGGTAATATTTGTTTCTAAGTTCAGTTTTAGCCATCACCTCTCCTAAATAATTCATATGCATAAACGATTTAGCCATTAACATTTGTTTTTTATAATTTTATTAAAACGCTTAAAAGTATAGTAGCAAAGCTGAGCTCTGGATAATGGATATAACAACTTATTGTAAAACATACATTTAATACAAATATAAGACAGTGCTACACCATTTCGTAAATCAAGAACTCCAACTGGCATAAGGTAATATAAGCTATTATCAAACTAAAACCTTGATTGAGGACAATAAGCACCTGCTTTATACTAAGAATATTCTCTTTTCAAAATTAGATTAGCCCTTGAACGACCAATCATTTTCGCTAGATTTAACCCACTCATACTTTGATCAATTATCAACTTTCTATTCTGTTGTCTCGCCTAAACCTTTAGTAAATCCTAAGATGGTGATTTACAGTAAAGATGTAGCCAGCTTACTTAACATTCCCACTGCGTTATTGGCACAGGAAGACGCTGCACACTATTTTTCTTTTAATAAAAAACTGCCTAACAGCCAGCCTATCGCGCAAAAATATGCCGGCCATCAGTTTGGGTCTTATAACCCTGAACTTGGTGACGGTAGAGGACTATTAATTGGTGAAGTGAGCCATAATAATCGACATTGGGATTTACATATTAAAGGTGCGGGAAGAACGCCCTATTCACGCTTTGGTGATGGCAGAGCCGTGCTACGTTCAAGTATTCGAGAATTTCTTG
This is a stretch of genomic DNA from Flocculibacter collagenilyticus. It encodes these proteins:
- the recQ gene encoding DNA helicase RecQ; its protein translation is MNVSNVSQPVDASSTPSSSIEQAQTILKSVFGYDAFRPGQDLVIAAALQNKDSVVLMPTGGGKSLCYQVPALIFSGVTVVVSPLISLMKDQVDALLASGVNAAYINSSLSYERINDIFNQLHNGQIKLLYVAPERLLSNAFIQRLHQLPISLFAIDEAHCVSHWGHDFRPDYAKLGVLKHYFPTIPVMALTATADRATRSDIQQQLNLANPEVYIGSFDRPNIRYMLEEKFKPVTQIIRYLKAQDSQAGIIYCSSRRRVDELTDTLTSQGFNAAGYHAGKDEAERQSVQEAFSKDDIQIIVATVAFGMGINKLNIRFVIHYDIPKNIESYYQETGRAGRDGLASEALLLFDPADIPRVKRLFDSIPDEHRQRVEVQRFNAMASFAETQTCRRIVLLNYFAEPNLTQCNNCDICLDPPKSFDGTLDAQKALSCVYRLGQSFGLGYCIEVLRGSNNARIKEYGHEALSTYGLGKHESHEYWLSIFRQLIHYGLLYQDITQSSVLKLTEAARPILRSEHTLHLAVPRLNASASYKVKDKLSKLSYDKKLFAILRQVRKAIADEAEVPPYVVFSDATLAQIASDMPTSEHAFLQISGVGYTKLEKYGAPFITAVKRYLD
- a CDS encoding c-type cytochrome produces the protein MKRLLLASMLMVSASVSAGDAAAGKAKAATCAACHGAKGISAIPMYPNLAGQKEQYLVSQMKAFRDGQRNNPIMAPMAKTLSDADIDNLAAYFASLDCK